From SAR116 cluster alpha proteobacterium HIMB100, one genomic window encodes:
- a CDS encoding site-specific recombinase XerD (PFAM: Phage integrase family) translates to MASIRKRGNKFQAQVRRAGFQGKSKSFERLTEAKAWARSQEIYFDRGEAGNQKPDDMPLASILSRYLLEITPTKKSASGESRRIKRLLKDEIARQTLRKLTPAKLAAFRDRRVKDGVRTAAYDLQVIRHALNIARAEWGVSIQSNPVEAIRLPRPPKPRERRLRPCEYELLLFHAESSRSHFLKPLIIIAVETGMRLGELLSLTWGDIDIDAGIAVLKDTKNGESRAVPLSLAALDTLKALPVAQTSLFGTNYHAVKSAWQRLRKRSGIHNLRIHDLRHEAISRFFEKGLTLPEVTMLSGHKTKAQALRYAHSDFTNIKRKLSE, encoded by the coding sequence CGTCTATAAGAAAAAGAGGAAATAAGTTTCAGGCGCAAGTCAGAAGAGCGGGCTTTCAGGGCAAATCTAAGAGCTTTGAAAGGCTTACCGAAGCGAAGGCTTGGGCGCGAAGTCAGGAAATTTATTTCGACAGAGGTGAGGCTGGCAATCAAAAGCCAGACGATATGCCTCTTGCTTCGATATTGTCTCGCTATCTGCTGGAAATCACTCCCACCAAAAAGTCAGCATCAGGAGAAAGTAGGCGTATCAAGCGTTTGCTAAAAGATGAAATAGCCCGCCAGACATTGAGAAAGCTAACGCCAGCTAAGCTTGCAGCTTTCAGGGACAGGCGCGTTAAGGATGGTGTAAGGACGGCCGCATATGATTTACAAGTTATTCGCCATGCCCTGAATATTGCCCGCGCTGAGTGGGGTGTTAGCATCCAAAGCAACCCAGTTGAAGCTATCCGTTTGCCGCGCCCACCAAAACCTCGTGAAAGGAGGCTGAGGCCATGCGAATATGAGCTTTTGTTGTTTCATGCTGAGAGCTCCCGTAGCCATTTTTTGAAGCCGTTAATTATTATCGCTGTGGAAACAGGAATGAGGCTTGGTGAATTGTTGAGTTTAACTTGGGGTGACATTGATATTGATGCTGGGATAGCCGTGTTGAAAGATACAAAGAACGGAGAGAGCAGGGCGGTCCCACTTTCCTTGGCCGCGCTAGATACACTTAAAGCCCTGCCTGTAGCTCAGACATCTTTGTTTGGAACCAATTACCATGCGGTGAAGTCCGCCTGGCAACGTTTACGTAAGCGCTCTGGTATTCATAATTTGCGCATCCATGACTTGCGTCACGAGGCAATCTCCCGGTTTTTTGAGAAGGGGTTGACGCTGCCTGAGGTAACGATGCTTTCAGGTCACAAGACGAAAGCGCAAGCCCTTCGTTATGCCCATTCTGATTTTACAAATATTAAGAGAAAATTGTCGGAGTAA